tgttggcccttttgttttcaagttctaccggtaggacgacttgcctgcctaccggtaggagattaggagtttgagctgctttcagctgctttcttgagctgctgcagtatctttcagctgcttccatatatctttcaactcgcatgtcgaagcttttcattgactttaATGGGATTGTTTACGcatccttccaagtgttttggcgagtattactcgtttctgacttagagtggcattcaatggactagagcgaacatgtctagggattcgacgagtagtagtgcaatccgttctctctctcgactcataaaattcttagattcctttagtacgttcttttacggactccgagtatagaaactagataatcgggcatcgtagagtctagtcgtgggttgatatgtggtgtgcgaaggtacgggaaatgtacttagaggtacggtgaggacgcgtgagattatggtgtacttaaaggAATAGGCGTGTAATAATAAATTAGTccgagtcttgatatggatgacagttaggaacggtttgagatgtaaatcaacgtggtagattggtagattgtttggaatgcttgaagtgaaaattgatgtgagaaagaattgtttgagatgataaaataactagtgtcctctcgactcgtcaagccttttaatcctttgacactctctctatgaggctcaagtgtagaaattaacggataaagtatggtaggattatatgtacgggcttagtatgctatgtcaaACGTGAgtggctaaattaatgaaaaggcatgaacacgtatatttgtggagtcacgtaatgattaattaaaattcagtggtataaccatcaaagggatgatgaaattggttatgaaatgatgttgattgtgaaaagtgtgaaaggtgacccaaagcggtcgttattgagggaaaagactcggggtgaccctgcgctcgagggaactagacccgaggtgacccaactgattcatattattggaggaaaagacttggggtgaccctgcgctcgagggaactagacccaaggtgaccccacctgattattattgttgagggaaaagactcggggtgaccctgcgctcgagggaactagacccgaggtgaccctagtgatgattgatgggaaataccggattaaaagaaaagaaaggttttgcaataaagggatttaatgaaggtcaatgtggacacgagaaagattgtactaccgtaCAAAGAagaataagatgttttgatttgattatagacaaatgtgggatgacgtgagtttaataacataactagttaaagaagtaaacggatagtgacattgatctgaagtctaggactcttaggcgataattcgcagcttgttggtagtcatttgtggtataggcgtatctgtcagtactcatttattctcggtgcatggttcattcaaattgcatatagcttgagtttagaattttctactgggctagtgtagctcaaccaaatctttcttttcaggttctgatgccgggcaatagattgcatgcattatgtgcttgacagtaaaagacttttggaagctgacatcactggttatttcgtcatctttgtgaagatctcattttgttaaaggtggttttgtaactaattattactgaattttcttttgactaaagttgtaattatctaaacttaaggacttgtttgtaaattaaacaggtgggaaactcatttgggtaacgtatatgatatgcgaggtttctcttttattgaaatgtattacttaattatgttgaaaatcgagggcgtgacaaataacgccctcttgagttttacaaatTATGAATAAAGTCACTTTTTCAGTATAaatgttgtgttcttggtatttgttttaaaaatacgaactacgagattggTTTCCCTccttcgtattggggagcaggggacATGCacttatacatttaagtacgtgaaacttaaatacaagtatgaaacacttgtatgatttttatacatttaagtacgtgaaacttaaacacaagtatgaaacacttgtatgatttttatTCATTTAAGTACgcgaaacttaaacacaagtatgaaacacttgtatgatttttatacatttaagtacgtgaaacttaaacacaagtatgaaacacttgtatgatttttaagattttaagacttagcaagtatgagaacacttgtatgtcttgtttaagtacgtgaaacttaaacactaaacacaagtatgaaatacttgtgTGATTTTTAAGACtcaacacttgtatgatttttaagtacatgaaacttaacagagtacaagtatgaaaacacttgtaacttgtaacaagtatgaaatacttgtaTGCTCTTCAAaacagtacgagaaacttagaaacatAAAATGATTGTTTCTAAGTATGTGAGAGAGTACGAGAGATGATGTTCACAATATTTGCTAAAACTTATACACAAGCAAAGCATATGATCAAAGTACGCAATACTTAGATTACTCTATTTGCATCCAAACAGATGCAAAAATGAGGAGAGCCGAGCAGATTATATAGTTgtgccacaaagggccgaaaacctgaattatcaaaagtattaccatactaagagaaagtactggtaccacgcagggttgaaatactatggtcacgcaggaccagccacATTGTTTTGagtcaacaaaaacaaaacatataaataTTTGCTTGCCTTTCAGTCTAGGTTCTGAACTTCTGGGTGAATATCAGTTCCAGCCGAGctaccagcagcagcagcaatctCCTCTGGAACAAAAGTCTCAATGGTCACTTCCCCAATAGATAAATGCTCGACAACATCTTGAGACTCCACTTGTATCTCTTCATCAGCATCTGCAAAATCGTCGATCTGctgatcgacatcatcaatTGGGGAACCATCATGCTCTTGAGGGGCTGCTGCTTGGCGGCTTGAAAGATCATTCTTCACCCAGAGGGGGGAATCCTCGGTGACCCCCACCTTCGTTAGACAAGCCTCCCAGCAAGATgcccagatctggtcttgaatggctggcatctgctccacatagCTGGCCGTCGTGGCATCAAAGCCCTTTTGATAGCCGTCTTCGTATGCAACCTTTTTTTGTGCTGTCAATCTCAGCTATAGCTTGGTTAAGACTGTCTTCAGTAGTCTCGAGCTTACTTTTAGCTTCAGAAAGATCTGTTTTGgccttatctctctccctctctaatctcgaGACTGTTCGGAGCAGCCtcgtgttgtcatttaaaagcctaaTTCTTTCcgcctcagcttcttggaatTTCTGGCCCaatacgaccattttttggatgaacTGCAGAAATACCAAACgtaagttaaaattttttaatagGGCTTGAAAAAGGTAgaagaagtttttgttaccttgattacactgacgagaccagtggacacaagccgatcagggggagacgaggACTCCTTCTGCACATCAACAGGTAGCAATAGGCCCTGTGCCAAGGCCAGTGCAGTTTCCGAGGAGCTGGCGCTGTCCCCAATGTTTATGAGCCGGTCCCCCCTCATGAGTTGAGGGGCCCAGACATCCGGATGAATTTGGATGCTCGGCGCCAGGGTTTCCAGTGGAGCTGAAGTAATTGGAGCTTCAGTATCTCCGGcttcttcgctcctgggacgtttgtcccgatgagcgttaacagcctcaagggaactatctTGTTCCCGAGGAAaagatgatgaccgtgcagatccccccctattgcgatgtgatcgggggggggggggcagttGAAGCCACCTTGCTGGCACCACCATGTCCCCGTGTGGAGACAATGAGAAGAGTGCTAAGATCAATTGGTTGACGAGTCATCGTACCTGGTGTTGGGGGCGATCGTGAGTAGCCGGAGGAGGATGACTGACTGGTAATGCAGAGAGGAATGGGTTGTTGTTCGAAAAGGACTTGCCTGCGTTCAGATCTTCTGAGTACCACACGTGTCTGAGGTACGCCTTCAGGGATAGCAACTTTCACCCGGTTGTCCGCCAAGGGTAACACCAGTTTGCAGTCTTGAATtacgtggttggggagcagtggaggtagaagcagtACTGGTGCTTGGTTGAGCAAGCCTTCTGTCGATGACCCCTTTgtacgaagggtcgtatcccagcagcacgtcagcgttccgaccccgacctgctgttcgggtactaGAGTCGCCTGTATACTTTAAGATCTTATTGATGTCccctgttcggacgtagctcggtacacgtctaggacgcctgttagcgttttcagctgcaagatcgaaattgaaaaaccaaaattagacacatagaaaagctacgagaaagcagtaaaagaagaattgcaaaagttaaaagcaagagcatacgtggatagccccatatgtgggggcaatggagccccaccacttggccatcttcccctataggctcgaatgctccagttacatagaagaagtcgatctcatggtcacgaggAGAATCTGGTCGATTAAGTACGAGGCGTTtgtctgccctcctaaccttgaagtagtaagtattgtactcggggtttagtactatactataccaccattggatatcccagattcctaattgaGTCTCttgaatcccatttagggctataatccccattatcagcctgaaaacattggttgaaacttgcatgggagtaagacgataccaattcagaatctggcggagtaatggatgTAGGGGGAAACGGACTCCGCCCTCAACGatagctacaattgggatacacatcctgtcCTAAGAGCCAGCATCTCTATCCACTCCTAATGGAGCAAGTTCAAGTCCTACATTTTCAGGAATGTTATATTTtgctctaaatgccgccatggcaccAAGGGtgtcacagagtttcctaaatttgcTGGGCTTGGGATCATGtgcatccgccatgagtatactcaaagaaaaagaaaactcgaaatgggtacgaattgaaaccctagcaGTGATCCAAAATCTGagaaatgagatctcagatggaaacaaATGGAATAGGAGAGAAATCTTAATGGAAaacctaaacagaagaaatagagatcttacgaGTTTAATGAAAAGGTCACTGTGACACGAGCAAGTTGCAGGCGGCGGCTATGGCGGTAGAAAAGGGAGTTTTTTCTCGCCTGACTTTTGAGGAAGAGAAAGACGGGACACagtgttttggataaaaatttcaaagaaaatcCCTCTTTGCGATTTAAATGAAaaagacggagacgaaacgtctcgtctcacgATGTTACgagttaaagtaacggaaagcaggtGCCGTTCTGACGACGTTTGATAAAACGTCAGTTTGAAATTAATGAATTGCATACGAAACATGCCACATGGAGTCACTAcctcgaaatggtataatgacaaaggcgccaaagagCATCAAAAAGTATTGAATACTATGACTGCTCGGTATTAGAGGAAATTCAGGTCTAAACGTTTGTCTCTAAAAGCTTCAcccattacccccgaacagtgaaaaataggtaaagctggggagcaattgtagggaggtattcccgaatagaTACTTTTAGTTACCGAAtacgtgatatttgggagcacgtggtaagtatgacaggacttattgccgggcagtatggtgaacggcgatatggaccaatgatatgggaagtcattgatccatgtagtctgatcggctaataaagacaaaaggcaTGTGAGGTCGttagtccaaataattgataaaagaccagttacatgtgaagtaactggtccaagccatctgttcggccatgagatgaccgaacaaggaaagagctccaatcaagagtaggagcagagggaatattCTGGAAGAATctagaatagtcatgtcccataagagaataagatcccgagaatataggatcttgaaaagatacccaatgagaatgggatgttcggccagtaatggaaaagaatcctaaaaggactcttttctaataaactgataagggaaatgagaatccttgatatcctgggtttcctatatgagttggaaatcctatggcaacaggaatgcttgggcaacaagcacacgcaaatctataaatacgaagcaagcctaaaggcaaaaggtacgcattacattgcattattcgatatttcctactgataattagggtttctctagtacgtgatactaattttgccatcggagggcctttgccacgagaggcaaaggtgcactcaccccctgtctattttgcagattagggttccgacgacgaattagggttccggtgaaaaggcacgaataagccgttgcaatccaaggtgatccgaagtatcaattgttttcatccccctacaggaGATCCATAGTAGTgctattttacttttttatttggtttttactgggattccataagcaaattgatagttaTTTATAactagcttaaaagtttagttggggGAGTACAGTAAGTACGGATAATTCTCTTTAGTGCCTCTAAGAAAAagatcacatactacacactaatgaattgatttagtgtttgagtcactagctagcaagtgccatAGGCACGGACAATTTCAACTGGGGtacgtagtgccgtaggcacggataAGCACTAGTATTGATAAAAAACATAACGACAGAGAATCTATTAACATATTTTCAAAAGCATAAGAATTATGAGCACAGTTTTGAACCACAGACATACATCTGAACATGACCCaaaccagaacggtgcaattaGACTTTGCCCTAAGTTTTCCTCGGCTAGAAAtcactttttctttccttttctgatGAAATCACTCCATCGAAGGGTTGTTAGGAAGGAAGAGAACTGGCGGGGTTTCGCTTCCGTCTTCCTCTCCAACCTTCAAATCGATGTACGACTGTCACTGAAACCCTAACCCGCCGACGTTCGCCACCACTATCCCGTTCctgcttccaaaaaaaatttgcgtaGTAAGTTCAACTAAACGAAACTACATTTTCCATTCCTAGAGTTATCTATTTTATTACGAGCTGTACTGATTCCCTTCTCCTGGTTCCTTGTTTTCCCTTTTAGAAGTGGTTTCGCTCATAAGAAGTTCGTAGAAACGCCTCTCTGAATCTGAACTCTAAACGTGCCAGCAGAGTTATCAATTATCGTTGTAGGGCACTTGTTTTTGCATTCGTTTTTGCAAAATGAATTGTAATTGCTTGGTAGAGCCTTTGTTCACAACCCAATGGTCCATGAGTTCACTAATGCACAGAAAAGAGTACGGAGAATTTGCGTGTAAGAGAACGGTGCTGGAGAGTGGTTTTCCACTCTATTCAAACGTTTGAACTTAAACAACGAAGGGAAATGCCAAAATTATGCTTGGGCAGGATTATAATTTTTGCCGTTGGATGTTCTCTTTGTAAACCTTGAAGCGTAGATACTTTTTTTCAAGAGGGTCTAGGTAAAATAGCACTAACGGCACTATGTACCAAAACACCTCTATAGATAGCTACTAGCAAACTATTTTATTTGCCTGCTAATGTAGGCATTAACCTTCTTGCTCTGAGCATTGAATTGGGTTCACTATGTGAAGAAAGACAACTCACTTTCATATTGTTTTAGGTGCTGTTCTGGAGCATATTCACTACCGAATCACATCGAATGTTTTCCTAATTCTTTCTGTACCTCAGAGGTACACAATACATACTCTCCGCGTACCCATTCTAAGTAGTCCTTTTGTTGTAGAAGTTAGCTGGACTGGATATTTTTTTACAGTTAACATGCTTTTAGAACTAAGCTTTGATTTTAGACTATTTAATGAAATGAGTTACACTTTTGTTCGTGCCTTTTGCCGTGATGGCTTGTAGCTTGGATCCTTCATCAACTAAGCCAAATATTTGCATCCCAATATCTGATTCTTGGATTTGATTTTCTAGCTGCCATAGATGATTAGTTACTCCAAGTtataattttcttctttatagACGTATCCtttatgcttttcttttccatctttAGGGTGTTGTGGTACCTCTAAGATTTCTCTAGAAGATCCCTTGGTAGAATGAGCAAGTCAATTGGTTTCCTGGCGCAAGTCAATTGGTTTCATGGCACAAGATGCTTATGCTTTTGCCTTTGCCTCTAGTAGCTCCATGCATCACATTGTAAAGGCTTTACAAGACCAGCAAGCATATAATCCGCGCTTGATTTTTCTGCTACTCTGATTAAAATACTTAGTGAACATCATTTGATCATAAGtacattttctgttttatagaTATTATGTCGCAAATTCTTGATACCTTCACCATGGAAGGAGAAAGAAAATTCCTACTATAGATCTTGCCatatccaaatccaaatccaagtACAAATGCATGTTTTAAATCTTAGAGGATTGTGTTAAATTTGGGAGGGGGACAACAATAGTGGCCAACATATTAAAAAGAGAAGTTGACTTCTGGCCGGAGCTCCCTCCCAAGTACTAGGAATGATGTAAAGTACAACTaaatctccaatttttttttctggggATTCATGGTTTGTTGGATCATAGTAGAGAATAAAGATCACTCCAGATTTAGTTCACCTCATCCATGTCATTCCACATTGAGGTGAAGTTTTGATGTTCAGCTAGCTAATTAGTATTTTTAACAGAGTTAATTGATTCACATAAACCTTTACAAATATCTACGTAGCTGTGGAATTGTCCTCCATATTCTTAGCTAAATTGTTTTGGTTACATAAACATCCATTGGCATAAAATGGCTCAATATAAGTCATTAAACAGTGAACCTGCATTAGTATTTTCACATGTAATTATGTAAAGTATCTCACAACGTCTCGATAGATATTTAACTTCAACCATTTAACCTTTAATTCCATACAGTAGAGTTTGGGTAATCTACATTTCTTTTGTAGTCATGAATTGCAATGAAGGGAATATTTGGATCATGCTGTTGAAGTTTCAACTTCTAACCTTTCAGATTTCTGGAAAGCAACAATTCTGTAATAGTGATGAACAATGCATATAATGAGAAGCGCTGGCAATGATTAAATTTATACATGATCCAAGTAGGTGACAATGTTTGAATCTTCCTAGGATAAATTTTTATGTATAGCAGCAACGAAAGTTCATTACTTTTTGTCGAAGTTTAATGAAAGTTCATATTTGGTTGTAATGCTTTGGAAATTATACCGCAATAAAACGTCACTACCTATTTTGCTTTCAAGAGACTTTCCTCTTCAAATTATGTGTGTGGTCGTTTGTTACATAGAGAGAGAGCTTCTCCTAATTCGATGACTTCTTTTGCAAAAATCATGTAGAATCTATTACCTAAGCAGAGTTGTTGGGGGTCGAATTCACGTCCTTTTTAAAGTTGTATGCTTAAGAGATATCATTATAAAAGTACCATAAGAAACAACCGTGTGTACCGCACGTGCACTTTTACAAGTAAGACTAAAATGAAAACGCAATGTTTGATACTAATTTTATTTGGATAGTGAAGAATATTATTGAACTCCACAACAAGGGTGAAGATTGTCGAGCTCCATAGCTAGGGTTTCAAAGGCAAGGCTGAAAGTTAATATCAGGGTCTTCATATATTTCTGAAGCCAAAATAGTGTAGGGTTGATAACTCTCTACTCCTGAAAATCCCAAATCAGAAGAAAATGACCGACTACATTCCCCAAGATGTGCTAGTCAACATCTTCATCAGACTAACCATAAAAACCCTCTTGCAATGCACCTCTGTCTGCAAATCATGGTACTCCATCATCGTAAACCCTAGTTTCATCGATTCCCACCTCAATCGACCACCTACTCAAACCTATAACAATGCCCACCACCTTTTGCTTGTGCGGACCTGCTCCTCTGATGATGATGGAGGGAAAGAGCTCTACTCCCTTCACTGTGATGACGAATCATTCGATGAGTATGCCAAGCTACACTTTCCATTCAGTAAGGCTTTTAATATGTTCTTTCGGATAGTTGGAAGCTGCAACGGGGTTCTATGCCTCACGGACGATCAGATGTCATATGTGCACAACACAATTATGTGGAACCCGGAACCCCTCAATTCAGAAGTGGGTGAGATTGCCGAAGCCTACGGTTACCTTCACTTCACACGGAGCGTTTGATCGTGCAATTGGCTTCGGCTTTGATGCTAAGGCCAATGACTATAAGGTGGTCAGGATTGTTTATCTTCTTGATTTTGAATGAGAGGTCCCGCCAGAGATTGATTTGTACTCACTGAGCACGGGCACTTGGCGAAACATTAGCCATTTGGGTCTTCCTTATTTGATTAGTGGAAGGGCAACACAGGCTTATTTGAATGGGGCTACTCATTGGATTGGAGCCGATAGGGAAAGGCAATGCATGATGTTTGTGTCATTCCATATGGCTGATGAGTCGTTTCACAGTATGTCACTTCCAGCAGGTATACCATATTGGCATTGGTACCTTAGGCCTGCTGTTATTCAAGGATCACTTTCTTTTGTGGAGAATAAGGGGTATGGTCAAGAaaaaagttggtgcatttggGTGATGAAAGACTATGGCGTGGCAAGCTCTTGTACTAAACTTCTTGATGTAGGTATTGGTGAAGTTGTCCACAGGCTAATTGGTTTTCGAAGGGAAGGTGAACTCCTAATCGAAGCtcgagaagatcttatttcttttaGACCTAGAGATGTACAAGTAAAGGGGCTTGGCATTCACAACAATATAGGGGATTGGTATAAGGAATCACTTCATACAGAGGCATATGTGGAAAGCCTTGTTTTACTTGGTAGGCCGGAGCAAACAATGGAGGATGAAGTTGCCTGTGAAGAGAAAAAGGAGGTTGAAGTTCGGTGTAGAGAAGAAATAGAAAGCAAAGAAGATGCAAAAACCAGGCATTATACATCTCCCACTTAACCTGAATTTTGTGCATCTGCTATTCTTGTCGTTACTCAAGGTTAATGCTTCGTATTCGCATGAGGCTGTTATTGAATCTTGTGACACTATCTATGTTCGAAGCCTTTGATGTCAATGCATTTTTC
The sequence above is drawn from the Rhododendron vialii isolate Sample 1 chromosome 6a, ASM3025357v1 genome and encodes:
- the LOC131329963 gene encoding F-box protein CPR1-like — translated: MTDYIPQDVLVNIFIRLTIKTLLQCTSVCKSWYSIIVNPSFIDSHLNRPPTQTYNNAHHLLLVRTCSSDDDGGKELYSLHCDDESFDEYAKLHFPFSKAFNMFFRIVGSCNGVLCLTDDQMSYVHNTIMWNPEPLNSEVGEIAEAYGYLHFTRSV